A section of the Sphingomonas ginsenosidivorax genome encodes:
- the ilvD gene encoding dihydroxy-acid dehydratase: MTRTFDKSRLPSRHVSVGPERAPHRSYYYAMGLDEEQIARPFVALASAGNNSAPCNTTLDAQADAAQKGVIQGGGMPRRFNTITVTDGIAMGHQGMKSSLVSREVIADSVELSVRGHCYDAIVAFAGCDKSLPGMMMAMLRLNVPGIFVYGGSIMPGRYENRDVTVVDVFEVVGKYAAGACPLSEVHALEKVACPGHGACGGQYTANTMACVAEAIGLSLPNSNMVPAPYSTREQIAVAAGAQVMECLADNLRPRDICTREAFINAARVVAATGGSTNAALHLPAMASEAGIDFDLFDVAEIFKTTPYIADLKPGGKYVAKDMYEAGGVYMLMKTMLSGGLLDGNCKTVTGKTLGENIDQVTWNPDQKVIYDITTPLSPTGGVVGLRGSLAPNGAIVKVAGMHRLQFSGPARVFDCEEDCFAAVENRLINEGEVIVIRYEGPKGGPGMREMLSTTAALYGLGMGESVALITDGRFSGGTRGFCIGHVGPEAADGGPIALVEDGDTIHIDAEAGTIDLDVPEDVMTERRKNWVPRTNDYQSGALWRYAKTVGPAYKGAITHPGAAAETHVYADI, translated from the coding sequence ATGACCCGCACGTTCGATAAATCGCGCCTGCCGAGCCGGCACGTCTCCGTCGGCCCAGAGCGCGCCCCGCACCGCAGCTATTACTACGCCATGGGCCTCGACGAGGAGCAGATCGCGCGCCCCTTCGTCGCGCTCGCCTCCGCCGGCAACAACTCCGCGCCCTGCAACACGACGCTCGACGCACAGGCCGACGCCGCGCAGAAGGGCGTGATCCAGGGCGGCGGCATGCCGCGGCGTTTCAACACCATCACCGTCACCGACGGCATCGCGATGGGCCATCAGGGCATGAAGTCGAGCCTGGTCAGCCGCGAGGTCATCGCCGACTCGGTCGAACTCAGCGTCCGCGGCCATTGCTACGATGCAATCGTCGCGTTCGCCGGCTGCGACAAGTCGCTCCCCGGCATGATGATGGCGATGCTCCGCCTCAACGTCCCCGGCATCTTCGTCTATGGCGGCTCGATCATGCCCGGCCGCTACGAGAATCGCGACGTCACCGTCGTCGACGTGTTCGAGGTCGTCGGCAAATACGCCGCCGGCGCCTGCCCGCTGTCCGAAGTCCATGCGCTCGAAAAGGTCGCCTGCCCCGGCCACGGCGCGTGCGGCGGGCAGTACACCGCCAACACCATGGCCTGCGTCGCCGAGGCGATCGGCCTGTCGCTCCCCAACTCGAACATGGTCCCCGCACCCTACAGCACGCGCGAGCAGATCGCCGTCGCCGCCGGCGCGCAGGTCATGGAATGCCTCGCCGACAACCTCCGCCCCCGCGACATCTGCACGCGCGAGGCCTTCATCAACGCCGCGCGCGTCGTAGCCGCGACCGGCGGCTCGACCAACGCCGCGCTGCACCTGCCCGCGATGGCGAGCGAGGCGGGGATCGACTTCGACCTGTTCGACGTCGCCGAGATCTTCAAGACCACCCCCTACATCGCCGACCTCAAGCCCGGCGGGAAGTACGTGGCCAAGGACATGTACGAGGCCGGCGGCGTCTACATGCTGATGAAGACGATGCTTTCGGGCGGCCTGCTCGACGGCAACTGCAAGACGGTGACCGGCAAGACGCTCGGCGAGAATATCGACCAGGTCACGTGGAACCCCGACCAGAAGGTCATCTACGACATCACCACCCCGCTCAGCCCGACCGGCGGCGTCGTCGGCCTGCGCGGCAGCCTCGCGCCCAACGGCGCGATCGTGAAGGTCGCCGGGATGCACCGCCTGCAATTCTCCGGCCCGGCGCGCGTGTTCGACTGCGAGGAGGACTGCTTCGCCGCGGTCGAGAACCGGCTGATCAACGAAGGCGAGGTCATCGTCATCCGCTACGAAGGGCCCAAGGGCGGCCCCGGCATGCGCGAGATGCTGTCGACCACCGCTGCGCTCTACGGGCTCGGCATGGGCGAGAGCGTCGCGCTGATCACCGACGGCCGCTTCTCGGGCGGCACGCGCGGCTTCTGCATCGGCCATGTCGGTCCGGAGGCGGCCGACGGCGGCCCGATCGCACTCGTCGAAGACGGCGACACGATCCATATCGACGCCGAAGCCGGCACGATCGACCTCGACGTGCCTGAGGACGTGATGACCGAGCGCCGGAAAAACTGGGTACCGCGCACCAACGATTACCAGTCGGGCGCATTGTGGCGCTATGCGAAGACGGTGGGTCCGGCCTACAAGGGCGCGATCACCCATCCCGGAGCCGCTGCCGAAACCCATGTCTACGCGGATATCTAG
- a CDS encoding response regulator: MTSIPQILIVEDEPLIAMMLEDFLEVLEKGVAGSVDTVADALARIEQGGVDGAILDVNLRGGEKSTPVAEALAARGVPFVFATGGGDDGVDARFRDRPRLQKPFTMDGVAQALAGL; encoded by the coding sequence ATGACTTCAATTCCGCAGATCCTCATCGTCGAGGACGAACCGCTGATCGCCATGATGCTCGAGGACTTCCTGGAAGTGCTTGAAAAGGGGGTCGCCGGTTCGGTCGACACCGTCGCGGACGCGCTGGCCCGCATCGAACAGGGCGGCGTCGACGGCGCGATCCTCGACGTCAACCTGCGCGGCGGCGAGAAGAGCACGCCGGTCGCCGAGGCGCTGGCCGCGCGCGGCGTCCCCTTCGTCTTCGCGACCGGCGGCGGCGACGACGGCGTCGATGCACGCTTCCGCGATCGCCCGCGCCTGCAGAAGCCCTTCACGATGGACGGCGTCGCCCAAGCCCTGGCCGGGCTCTGA